From a region of the Candidatus Cloacimonadota bacterium genome:
- a CDS encoding rRNA pseudouridine synthase: MNSSRGSSTPSSKTASKPGEGIRLNRWLAQSGICSRRDADELIRSGEVRVNGEICTDLSCRVDPEKDQVSLRGEELQPQTEMVYLMLNKPRGVLVTRADEFGRDTIYALLPQGAHNLRYAGRLDKGSEGLLLMTNDGELINALTHPKRGVEKVYRVEINRVLNKKELGELRRGVPIEGGLTRPAGVFVKSQTEGSMTLKIVITEGRKRQIRQMLEAVGARVKRLKRLQLGTLQLKDLPEGRWRHLTPTELRSLKKLVENKDK, translated from the coding sequence ATGAACTCATCACGAGGCTCTTCAACACCATCATCCAAAACAGCCTCGAAACCTGGTGAAGGCATACGCCTGAACCGTTGGCTGGCTCAAAGCGGAATTTGTTCCCGCCGCGATGCGGATGAATTGATTCGCTCCGGAGAAGTGCGGGTGAACGGTGAAATCTGCACAGACCTGAGCTGCAGGGTGGACCCCGAAAAAGACCAGGTCAGCCTGCGCGGGGAAGAGCTGCAGCCGCAAACGGAAATGGTGTATCTGATGCTGAATAAACCCCGCGGTGTGCTGGTGACACGTGCCGATGAATTTGGACGTGACACGATTTACGCGCTGTTGCCTCAGGGAGCGCACAATCTGCGTTACGCGGGCAGGCTGGACAAAGGTTCGGAAGGTCTGCTTCTGATGACCAATGACGGCGAACTAATCAACGCGCTCACCCATCCAAAGCGCGGCGTGGAAAAGGTTTACCGAGTTGAAATCAACCGCGTTCTCAATAAAAAAGAACTTGGCGAATTGCGTCGCGGAGTGCCCATCGAAGGTGGTCTCACGCGTCCAGCCGGAGTTTTTGTGAAAAGCCAAACTGAAGGCAGCATGACCTTGAAAATTGTAATCACGGAAGGACGCAAGCGGCAAATTCGCCAGATGTTGGAAGCCGTGGGAGCTCGGGTGAAACGGCTCAAACGCCTGCAATTAGGTACTTTGCAACTGAAAGACCTTCCCGAAGGACGCTGGCGTCATCTAACCCCGACGGAGCTGCGTTCCTTAAAAAAACTCGTGGAGAATAAAGATAAATGA
- a CDS encoding PTS transporter subunit EIIA: MAKKYLSKIEVARKLKVSERVVQEMMNTDTFETKQVGKNLKIDEDSLNEWLENLNERDEKMLALKRVICHFEEYMRPENIFLDFEAENKFDAIRILSVKAKDLKLVRDARWLYEVVVAREELISTAIGHGVALLHPRHLHPSKIKAPSILFGRSSTPVDFDAPDNKPVNIFFMLLLHNDKQHLFSLSYISKLIMNPEILEAFSTAANVEEIHDCLTILPEQQNK; this comes from the coding sequence ATGGCGAAGAAATATTTGTCCAAAATCGAAGTGGCCCGCAAGCTGAAAGTATCCGAGCGCGTGGTCCAGGAGATGATGAACACCGATACTTTTGAAACCAAACAGGTGGGGAAAAACCTCAAAATCGATGAGGATTCCCTGAATGAATGGCTGGAAAACCTCAACGAAAGAGACGAAAAAATGCTGGCATTAAAGCGCGTTATCTGCCATTTTGAAGAGTATATGCGCCCGGAAAATATCTTTCTGGATTTCGAAGCGGAAAACAAGTTCGACGCCATTCGCATCCTCAGCGTGAAGGCGAAGGATTTGAAGCTTGTGCGCGATGCCCGCTGGCTCTATGAAGTTGTGGTTGCCCGTGAGGAGCTGATCTCCACCGCCATCGGCCACGGTGTCGCTCTGCTGCATCCGCGCCACCTGCATCCATCCAAAATCAAGGCACCCAGCATCCTCTTCGGACGCTCCAGCACCCCCGTGGATTTCGATGCTCCAGACAACAAACCCGTGAACATCTTCTTCATGCTGCTCCTGCACAACGACAAACAACATCTTTTCAGCCTTTCCTACATCTCCAAGCTCATCATGAACCCGGAGATTCTGGAAGCCTTCAGCACCGCGGCAAACGTTGAGGAAATTCACGATTGCCTCACCATTCTGCCAGAACAGCAAAATAAGTAA
- a CDS encoding LptE family protein, producing MVKKYICLAMLAVVLWGCSYSVFSNAYPHLKNIAVRPFENRSSQFDLADTVMDGLTQKFSRDGRLKLVTQQPDCTLEGEILDFSESVYSYDSGNNVQDYMLRLSCSVVFTDLINNQVIYENKQLTLTEPYAATAQSSSTAKSKTKEEATDELITRLFNTIIQNSLETW from the coding sequence ATGGTCAAGAAATATATTTGTCTGGCAATGCTGGCGGTGGTACTTTGGGGATGCTCATATTCCGTGTTTTCAAATGCTTACCCGCATCTGAAAAATATTGCCGTGCGCCCTTTTGAAAACCGAAGTTCACAGTTTGATCTGGCGGATACGGTGATGGACGGGCTTACCCAAAAATTCAGCCGTGACGGACGCCTGAAACTTGTAACACAACAGCCTGATTGCACGCTGGAAGGAGAAATCCTGGATTTTTCGGAAAGCGTTTACAGCTACGACAGCGGTAATAATGTGCAAGATTATATGCTGCGCCTAAGCTGCAGCGTGGTTTTCACCGACCTGATTAACAACCAGGTAATCTATGAAAATAAACAACTGACCCTGACGGAGCCCTACGCAGCCACCGCGCAAAGCTCCAGCACGGCAAAATCAAAAACGAAAGAGGAAGCAACAGATGAACTCATCACGAGGCTCTTCAACACCATCATCCAAAACAGCCTCGAAACCTGGTGA